One Parcubacteria group bacterium DNA window includes the following coding sequences:
- a CDS encoding ATP-binding protein: MIDIRRKLFDELKNNLKTKEILLIVGPRQAGKTTLMNKLRIFLEEKGEKSVFLNLDFEKDAASFVSQDALVRKLELELGKEKGFVFIDEIQRKENAGLFLKGIYDMELPYKFIISGSGSLELKEKIHESLAGRKRIFELSTVSFEEFVNFKTNYKYSQKLNDFFSIENETSLSLLNEYLNFGGYPRVILESMLAEKNRTISEIFRSYTEKDIAYFLGANKIEKFGLLIKLLADQSGKIINYSELAKETGISFQTLKNYLWYAEKTFSIRTISPYFKNKRKEITRSPLAYFYDLGFRNFSLGLFGNLAQPDQLGFVFQNLVANRLHEKIANTAKNLGFWRTLDKAEVDFIISEGKSALPVEVKYSRLKKPQITRSLGNFIKAYSPTEAWIVNLTLETEIKIENTTVKFIPFYKL, from the coding sequence ATGATAGATATTCGCAGAAAATTATTCGATGAATTGAAGAATAACCTTAAAACAAAGGAAATTTTACTAATTGTTGGACCTCGCCAAGCCGGAAAAACAACCTTAATGAACAAACTCCGGATTTTCCTTGAGGAAAAGGGAGAAAAAAGCGTCTTTTTGAATTTGGACTTTGAAAAAGATGCGGCTTCGTTCGTTTCCCAAGATGCTCTTGTTAGAAAATTAGAATTGGAATTAGGAAAAGAAAAAGGGTTTGTTTTTATAGACGAAATTCAAAGGAAAGAAAATGCCGGACTTTTTTTGAAAGGAATCTACGATATGGAATTGCCATACAAATTCATTATCTCCGGTTCGGGAAGTTTGGAGCTTAAAGAAAAAATACATGAATCTCTGGCTGGAAGAAAAAGAATATTTGAACTTTCCACGGTCAGCTTCGAAGAATTTGTTAATTTTAAAACTAACTACAAATACAGCCAAAAACTGAACGATTTTTTTTCCATTGAAAATGAAACATCATTGTCTCTTTTGAATGAATATCTTAATTTTGGAGGATATCCGAGAGTCATCCTAGAAAGCATGCTCGCGGAAAAAAATAGGACTATCAGTGAAATATTCAGAAGCTACACCGAAAAAGATATCGCCTATTTTTTAGGAGCAAACAAGATCGAAAAATTCGGATTGTTAATAAAACTTTTAGCCGACCAATCCGGAAAAATTATTAACTATTCGGAATTGGCCAAAGAAACAGGAATAAGTTTTCAGACGTTGAAAAATTATCTTTGGTATGCTGAAAAAACCTTTTCTATTCGGACAATATCACCGTATTTCAAAAACAAACGCAAAGAAATAACCCGTTCTCCGCTAGCATATTTCTACGATTTGGGTTTTAGAAATTTCTCGCTAGGGTTATTTGGCAATCTTGCTCAACCAGACCAGCTTGGATTTGTTTTTCAAAATCTTGTCGCAAACAGACTGCATGAAAAAATAGCAAATACTGCTAAAAACTTGGGTTTCTGGAGGACACTGGATAAAGCCGAGGTTGATTTCATAATTAGTGAGGGGAAATCAGCTCTTCCTGTTGAAGTAAAATATTCACGGCTTAAAAAGCCTCAAATAACCAGATCTCTTGGAAATTTCATAAAAGCATATTCTCCCACTGAAGCTTGGATTGTAAATTTGACTTTAGAAACAGAAATAAAAATAGAGAATACAACAGTTAAATTCATACCTTTTTACAAATTATAA
- a CDS encoding glycosyltransferase family 39 protein — MEYLKKIIKNEYAILAIVILVAIFLRSYQHKNFLGFHLDQSRDAIIVGDFIDDFSKIPLLGPHTSGSNLQLGPAYYYLQAIPVFFLGKSPENFALADWFFSILFVWLLYFFLRLYFSKNISLLLSAMAAVSLFLVIYGRFAWNPNSLPFLTLLALFGLLKADWKNTVRPEWFYLGIFGAAVATQLHYVYFFMAPIIFIAYIAVWKPRLKIKHYLAGILIILAVYFPMVISEIKTGGANTQLLIKNTFERGLEGGDNKHNVIDKAFYAYQKLQMTNWQIITSDEHGSSMQLSKKFIPVCKKECRNDFPFFILQTFLFVFGLWAGISSYRREQNRDRKKYIFSTWLWLGSMFIISIPIIYNMSPHYYLAAAAPCFVFLGISLQKTSNWGKYGKIIILFLSAAIILFNLRNTLIYLREHAASAKGEVENTIGRELYNDKKITLEQLEETVKYIKEHRNPNTTVRIAADNSYARAVFYLLKHQENIPACYTKTSAFHPSGSLDYFLVYRLGVNQEMPQDLEGQFSIRSQEKIGNLLIIDAEAKNPGGKPGKDEKCFDYL; from the coding sequence ATGGAATATTTGAAAAAAATTATTAAAAACGAATACGCAATCTTAGCCATTGTAATACTTGTCGCCATATTTTTAAGATCGTATCAGCACAAAAATTTTCTTGGTTTTCATCTGGATCAGTCAAGAGACGCCATAATCGTCGGCGATTTTATAGATGATTTTTCAAAGATTCCTCTTCTCGGACCCCACACCAGCGGCAGTAATCTGCAATTGGGACCGGCTTATTATTATCTTCAAGCCATTCCCGTCTTTTTTTTGGGAAAAAGCCCGGAAAATTTTGCTCTAGCTGACTGGTTTTTTTCTATTCTCTTTGTTTGGCTCTTGTATTTTTTCCTTCGCCTGTATTTTTCCAAAAATATTTCCCTGTTACTTTCGGCTATGGCCGCCGTTTCGCTTTTCTTGGTGATTTACGGACGCTTTGCTTGGAATCCCAATTCGCTTCCTTTTCTCACGCTACTGGCGCTTTTCGGACTCCTCAAAGCCGACTGGAAAAATACTGTCCGCCCTGAATGGTTTTATCTGGGCATATTCGGAGCTGCTGTCGCCACTCAGCTCCATTATGTCTATTTTTTCATGGCGCCTATTATCTTCATTGCTTATATCGCCGTCTGGAAGCCGCGTTTGAAAATAAAGCATTATTTAGCAGGGATTCTTATCATCTTAGCAGTCTATTTCCCTATGGTTATCAGCGAAATAAAAACCGGCGGCGCGAATACCCAGTTATTAATAAAAAATACTTTCGAAAGAGGCCTCGAGGGCGGAGACAACAAACACAACGTGATCGACAAAGCCTTCTATGCTTACCAAAAATTGCAGATGACCAACTGGCAAATAATCACGTCCGACGAACACGGAAGTTCTATGCAGCTTTCCAAAAAATTTATCCCTGTCTGCAAGAAGGAATGCCGGAATGATTTTCCCTTTTTCATTCTTCAAACTTTTCTTTTTGTTTTCGGTCTTTGGGCCGGAATTTCTTCTTACCGCCGCGAACAGAATCGGGACCGGAAAAAATATATATTTTCGACCTGGCTATGGCTTGGATCAATGTTTATAATTTCCATTCCAATAATATACAATATGAGTCCGCATTATTATTTGGCGGCTGCGGCTCCTTGCTTTGTGTTTTTAGGAATATCGCTTCAAAAAACAAGCAACTGGGGGAAATATGGAAAAATAATTATACTTTTCCTGTCTGCCGCCATCATTCTTTTTAATTTAAGAAACACTTTGATCTATTTGAGAGAACACGCAGCCAGCGCCAAAGGAGAAGTGGAAAATACCATTGGACGAGAGCTTTATAATGATAAGAAAATCACATTGGAACAATTAGAAGAAACAGTTAAATACATCAAAGAACACAGAAATCCAAATACAACCGTGAGAATTGCAGCTGATAATTCTTACGCCCGAGCCGTATTTTATCTTCTGAAGCATCAAGAAAATATACCCGCCTGCTATACCAAAACCAGCGCTTTTCATCCATCAGGAAGTCTGGATTATTTTTTGGTTTACCGCTTGGGCGTTAATCAGGAAATGCCACAAGATCTGGAAGGGCAATTTTCTATTCGCAGCCAAGAAAAAATCGGCAATCTGCTGATAATAGATGCCGAGGCGAAAAATCCAGGAGGGAAGCCGGGAAAAGATGAGAAATGCTTTGACTATTTGTAA
- a CDS encoding UDP-glucose/GDP-mannose dehydrogenase family protein, giving the protein MKIVVIGSGYVGLVSGTCFSEFGHFVTCVDKDEKKIENLKKGIIPIYEPGLDQMVAENVRSGRLTFTTEAKKAIGEADAIFIAVGTPTSRRGDGYADLTYVYEAAKEFAPWLKDYTVIVDKSTVPVGTAKEVKRVIKEANPEADFDVASNPEFLREGSAIGDFMHPDRVVVGVSSKKAEDAMREIYKPLYLIETPIVFTNLQTAELIKYASNAFLATKISFVNEIANLCEAIGANVVDLSKGMGLDGRIGKKFLHAGPGYGGSCFPKDTLALCRIAQEHGSPIRIVETVIEVNSAQKARMVGKIRKALGGSEAGKKIVSLGLTFKPETDDMRDSAALTILPALKEKGAEIVATDPHGMEEAKKYMPELIYVDDPYEALKDADCLILMTEWNEYRSLDFDKLKKIMKGKVFVDLRNVYDPETIRKEGFEYVGVGRN; this is encoded by the coding sequence ATGAAGATTGTAGTAATTGGTTCCGGTTATGTCGGTCTTGTTTCCGGAACTTGCTTCTCGGAGTTCGGACATTTTGTTACGTGCGTGGACAAGGACGAGAAAAAAATTGAAAATCTCAAAAAAGGAATAATCCCAATTTATGAACCGGGATTAGATCAAATGGTGGCGGAAAATGTGAGATCGGGAAGATTAACTTTCACCACCGAAGCCAAGAAAGCTATCGGAGAAGCGGATGCGATTTTTATTGCGGTGGGAACTCCAACTTCCAGACGTGGCGATGGATATGCTGATTTGACTTATGTTTATGAAGCAGCCAAAGAATTTGCTCCGTGGCTCAAGGATTACACGGTGATTGTGGATAAAAGCACTGTACCAGTCGGAACAGCCAAAGAAGTGAAAAGGGTAATCAAAGAAGCTAATCCGGAAGCTGATTTTGACGTGGCTTCCAATCCGGAATTTTTGCGCGAAGGATCAGCTATTGGAGATTTTATGCATCCGGATAGGGTAGTGGTTGGGGTTAGCAGCAAAAAAGCTGAAGATGCGATGAGAGAAATTTACAAACCATTATATCTCATTGAAACTCCGATCGTTTTCACTAATCTTCAGACAGCTGAACTTATCAAATATGCATCTAATGCTTTTCTGGCGACTAAAATCAGTTTTGTTAATGAAATTGCCAATCTCTGCGAAGCAATCGGAGCCAATGTGGTTGACTTGTCGAAGGGTATGGGATTGGATGGAAGAATCGGAAAGAAATTTCTTCATGCCGGACCGGGATATGGCGGTTCCTGTTTTCCTAAAGATACGTTGGCGCTTTGCCGGATTGCGCAGGAACACGGATCTCCGATTCGAATTGTTGAAACGGTAATTGAAGTAAATTCCGCGCAAAAAGCCAGAATGGTAGGGAAAATCAGAAAAGCTTTGGGCGGGAGCGAAGCGGGAAAGAAAATTGTCAGTCTGGGACTTACTTTCAAGCCGGAAACCGATGATATGCGCGATTCAGCCGCACTGACTATTTTGCCAGCCCTAAAAGAAAAAGGAGCGGAAATTGTGGCGACTGATCCTCACGGAATGGAAGAAGCCAAAAAATATATGCCAGAACTTATTTATGTCGATGATCCATACGAGGCGCTCAAAGATGCTGATTGCTTAATTTTGATGACCGAATGGAATGAATATCGTTCACTTGACTTTGACAAACTCAAAAAAATAATGAAAGGCAAGGTTTTCGTTGATCTTCGAAATGTCTATGATCCCGAAACGATTAGGAAAGAAGGGTTTGAATATGTGGGAGTGGGAAGGAACTAA
- a CDS encoding glycosyltransferase family 2 protein produces the protein MDNKLDISVVVPIYNEEDNAKELHKRIVEACEPLGKTYEIIFIDDGSTDETAKNCEGLTPLKLIRFRKNYGQTAGFDAGIKAAKGDVIITMDGDLQNDPKDIKLLLEKMNEGFDVVSGWRWQRKDDFMKKLSSRMANLLRKVLVEDNIHDSGCSLKAYKRECFKDVDLFGEMHRFMPAILQFDGYKVGEIKVNHFPRVHGTTKYNWKRGVKGIVDMVSIWFWRKYSNRPVHLFGGGGMFCLFAGFAVLIWMAVEKIFFRTALSERIWPLIGALLIMVGIQLFIFGLLADILLKNYYKTRGTMNYSVKEIIEN, from the coding sequence ATGGACAATAAACTAGACATTTCCGTTGTCGTTCCTATCTATAATGAGGAAGACAACGCCAAAGAACTTCACAAGAGGATTGTCGAGGCTTGCGAGCCTCTCGGCAAAACCTACGAGATTATTTTTATCGATGACGGATCGACTGATGAAACGGCCAAAAATTGCGAAGGACTGACACCGTTAAAACTTATCCGGTTCCGAAAAAATTACGGCCAGACGGCCGGATTTGATGCCGGAATAAAAGCGGCCAAAGGCGATGTTATCATCACGATGGACGGCGATCTGCAAAATGATCCCAAAGACATCAAATTATTATTAGAAAAAATGAATGAAGGATTCGATGTGGTTTCCGGATGGAGATGGCAAAGGAAAGATGATTTTATGAAAAAGCTTTCTTCTCGAATGGCCAATCTGCTTCGGAAGGTTCTGGTAGAAGACAATATTCATGATAGCGGGTGCAGTCTCAAAGCTTACAAGCGCGAATGTTTCAAAGATGTCGACCTTTTTGGAGAAATGCATCGTTTTATGCCAGCTATTTTGCAGTTTGATGGATATAAAGTCGGAGAAATAAAAGTCAATCATTTCCCCCGAGTTCACGGAACAACGAAATACAATTGGAAAAGGGGAGTCAAAGGCATTGTGGATATGGTTTCCATTTGGTTTTGGCGAAAATATTCCAATCGTCCGGTCCATCTTTTCGGTGGCGGAGGAATGTTCTGTCTGTTTGCCGGCTTTGCAGTTTTAATCTGGATGGCAGTGGAAAAAATATTTTTCAGAACAGCTCTTTCAGAAAGAATCTGGCCTCTTATCGGCGCACTTCTAATTATGGTGGGAATCCAGCTTTTTATCTTTGGACTTCTGGCTGACATTCTGCTCAAAAATTATTACAAGACCAGAGGAACGATGAATTATTCGGTAAAAGAAATAATTGAGAATTGA
- a CDS encoding lysylphosphatidylglycerol synthase transmembrane domain-containing protein has translation MKNKTIKLILKILLSAVFIGFLIVKVDWGESWQYLRKIEIWQVIAYLAVIFLGLFISTRKWQKLCLHKGLKDSFLNFFKLYLTGAFINNFVPSTIGGDIFRAYQIGKKEKKYSEASSTVVADRFTGLLALMLMSPIFFILNFQKASGIYFITVANLIILGLLIGLTIFFKTRKTAFAKKILGYLPDKAVNFLRELSSFGKNKKIFFESLAYSFLFNLIGVGLANLVLFWSLGININIWDYFSVIFLISIVSSIPAGVGLKEWAYAAFFVPLGINISAVVMVAILNRFLQGLANITAFPIYLKGKRDFGKWIRIKK, from the coding sequence GTGAAAAATAAAACCATAAAACTTATTTTAAAAATTCTGCTAAGTGCTGTTTTTATTGGATTTCTTATTGTTAAGGTCGATTGGGGCGAATCATGGCAATACCTCAGAAAAATTGAAATTTGGCAGGTCATAGCCTATCTGGCAGTTATTTTCCTGGGACTTTTTATTTCTACCAGAAAGTGGCAAAAACTTTGTCTTCACAAGGGCCTGAAAGATTCTTTCTTAAATTTTTTCAAGTTATACCTGACTGGAGCGTTTATTAATAATTTTGTTCCTTCAACAATTGGAGGGGATATCTTTCGGGCATATCAAATCGGGAAAAAAGAAAAAAAATATTCCGAGGCTTCTTCGACAGTGGTAGCGGATCGTTTTACCGGACTCTTGGCTCTTATGCTGATGTCGCCGATTTTCTTTATTCTTAATTTTCAAAAAGCTTCAGGAATTTATTTTATCACTGTGGCTAATTTGATTATTTTGGGATTGCTGATCGGGCTGACTATTTTTTTTAAAACCAGAAAAACCGCTTTTGCCAAGAAAATTCTCGGATATCTTCCTGATAAAGCGGTAAATTTTTTGCGCGAGCTGTCTAGTTTTGGAAAAAACAAGAAAATTTTCTTTGAATCTTTGGCCTATTCTTTTCTTTTTAATTTAATCGGAGTAGGACTAGCTAATCTGGTTTTGTTCTGGAGTCTGGGGATCAACATAAATATTTGGGATTATTTTTCGGTCATTTTTCTCATAAGCATCGTTTCCTCCATACCGGCGGGAGTAGGGCTCAAGGAATGGGCTTATGCGGCTTTTTTTGTTCCGCTAGGGATTAATATTTCAGCGGTAGTTATGGTAGCGATTCTTAATCGTTTTCTTCAAGGATTGGCCAATATCACAGCCTTTCCGATTTATCTAAAAGGGAAACGCGACTTCGGCAAATGGATCAGGATTAAAAAATAG
- a CDS encoding metallophosphoesterase, with protein sequence MKIKIFVFVLLFFCFLTFFILGFIFSRKLLDGDCPEILEKKVFRVSFVSDIHAGSQDRRSMEQNTPGNVIYPADFVEFLPEALNEMKLEGVSLLVSLGDQFNTPSLKYAQVMKDIIDQSGMEVLWARGNHDKEDVINYLGINGTYFYEDYDNWRIIVLDTNDKSENDPYKEGITKKQLDWFREVSDTEKNIIVAMHHPVWDWDNAERIHPVYRPLIEEFEKKNVKYVFSGHLHLPWQKEKNGIEYVGMPAFLLEGMEGNYRTFDLLSYRWFWQE encoded by the coding sequence ATGAAAATAAAAATATTTGTTTTTGTCTTGCTTTTTTTCTGTTTTCTTACTTTTTTTATTTTGGGATTTATTTTTTCTAGAAAGCTTTTGGACGGAGACTGTCCTGAAATTCTCGAAAAAAAAGTTTTTAGAGTTTCTTTTGTGTCTGATATACATGCCGGCAGCCAAGACAGAAGATCAATGGAGCAAAATACGCCCGGAAATGTGATATATCCAGCTGATTTTGTGGAATTTCTTCCCGAAGCGCTAAATGAAATGAAGTTGGAAGGCGTTAGTCTTCTTGTTTCGCTTGGCGATCAGTTTAATACCCCATCGCTTAAATATGCCCAAGTGATGAAAGATATCATCGATCAATCCGGAATGGAGGTTTTATGGGCCAGGGGAAATCACGACAAAGAAGATGTTATAAATTATTTAGGAATAAATGGAACCTATTTCTACGAAGATTACGACAATTGGAGAATCATCGTTCTGGATACGAATGATAAATCAGAAAATGATCCTTACAAAGAAGGAATAACCAAGAAGCAATTGGATTGGTTCAGAGAGGTTTCCGATACCGAAAAAAATATAATTGTGGCAATGCATCATCCGGTTTGGGATTGGGATAATGCGGAAAGAATCCATCCTGTTTACAGGCCTCTGATTGAGGAATTTGAAAAGAAAAATGTTAAATATGTTTTTTCCGGGCATCTGCATCTTCCGTGGCAAAAAGAAAAAAACGGCATCGAATATGTCGGAATGCCGGCTTTTCTTCTTGAAGGAATGGAAGGAAACTATAGGACATTCGATCTTCTTTCTTATCGCTGGTTTTGGCAGGAATAG
- a CDS encoding radical SAM protein, with amino-acid sequence MIRKNKKKFRSRRFTIRNEYFGGLIYDSLSGEISIIDSGKFNFLEYLCHEGSIDIKSINESNEKNVEDFVKMGLIKKNAYKICISNCRLVKSKSIKSKNCLSAPLRVYDTFTRKCNLNCHHCYARSGNINFSEKKRTINQTRKIIKKFFDAGATEWRITGGEPTVDKYLFETIKYANGLGMVVSLNSNGCWNNEMFKKIINSGIRDLVISLEGSEKINDKRRTKGAYNLVAENLKKLHEYNENSKNKIPVVINVAIGSDNIRETDFLVEVAMEYKCDINFIPLKPSGRAIDNDTNKLILTANQYKKFAKKIQDLRSKKEVINSGIKVLLKHKDLFNYNLKDKSQNPFPFDNSECGALIRDISILPDGRVVACPFLIDYPEFIGPNAIGMSVDEIWHHSMAEHYRNAKKIDCLKCSFYKKECRGKCRSTVILTGGKIKGGKLLGGDPFCFAHLMREKIH; translated from the coding sequence ATGATCAGAAAAAATAAAAAGAAATTTAGATCCAGAAGATTCACCATAAGAAATGAATATTTTGGAGGTTTGATATATGATTCTCTATCTGGAGAAATAAGTATTATAGATTCAGGAAAATTTAACTTTTTGGAGTATCTTTGTCATGAAGGATCTATAGATATTAAATCTATAAACGAAAGCAATGAAAAAAATGTTGAGGATTTTGTGAAAATGGGATTAATTAAAAAAAATGCATATAAAATATGTATTAGTAATTGCAGGCTGGTAAAATCTAAAAGTATAAAATCAAAAAATTGTCTCAGTGCGCCTCTGAGGGTATATGATACATTTACAAGAAAGTGTAACTTAAACTGTCATCATTGCTACGCTAGAAGTGGAAATATCAATTTTTCAGAAAAAAAACGCACAATCAATCAAACAAGAAAAATCATTAAAAAGTTTTTTGATGCTGGTGCGACGGAGTGGCGGATTACCGGCGGTGAACCGACAGTTGATAAATATTTATTTGAAACTATAAAATACGCAAATGGTTTAGGGATGGTGGTGAGTCTCAATAGCAATGGGTGCTGGAATAATGAAATGTTTAAAAAAATTATTAATTCTGGCATTAGGGATTTGGTAATAAGTCTTGAGGGCAGTGAAAAAATCAATGATAAAAGAAGAACAAAAGGAGCATATAATTTGGTAGCGGAAAATCTTAAAAAACTTCATGAATATAATGAAAATTCGAAAAATAAAATACCAGTTGTAATCAATGTGGCTATTGGATCTGATAATATAAGAGAAACAGATTTTTTAGTGGAAGTGGCTATGGAATATAAATGCGACATAAATTTTATTCCATTAAAACCATCAGGAAGAGCGATTGACAACGATACCAATAAATTGATTCTAACTGCGAACCAATATAAAAAATTTGCTAAAAAAATTCAAGATTTAAGAAGTAAAAAAGAAGTTATCAATTCTGGAATTAAAGTCCTCTTAAAACACAAGGATTTGTTTAATTATAATTTAAAGGATAAATCTCAAAATCCGTTCCCCTTTGATAATTCAGAATGCGGAGCATTAATTAGGGATATTTCCATTCTTCCTGACGGTAGGGTTGTGGCATGCCCATTTCTTATTGATTACCCCGAATTTATTGGTCCGAATGCTATAGGCATGTCAGTTGATGAAATATGGCATCATTCAATGGCGGAACATTATAGAAATGCTAAAAAGATAGATTGTTTGAAATGTAGTTTCTATAAAAAAGAATGCAGAGGAAAATGCAGATCAACTGTCATTTTGACCGGAGGGAAGATTAAGGGCGGGAAGCTATTGGGAGGGGATCCATTTTGTTTTGCTCATTTAATGAGGGAAAAGATCCACTAG
- a CDS encoding glycosyltransferase family 4 protein, with translation MKILFFNYEYPPLGGGAANATAYILEEYSKISGLEVDLITSSIDSNYHLDKIGENIFIHRLPIGKNQNNLHYQSQKDLLVYLWKAYFFSKKLVGKNKYDLSHSFFTIPCGFISLLLRWQYEIPYIISLRGSDVPGYSDRFIFLYKFIKPLTRLIWKKSSGVIANSNDLKELALKTNLKQEIGVIPNGINISDFTPDPKKRPDGKLIITVGASRVTARKGINYLLEAIRTLISKYPEIYLKVMGDGNEKENLEKLAKELGIKKNVEFTGRIPREETFPYYQEASIFVLPSLNEGMSNAMLEALSSGLPLVATDTGGARKLLEEGVNGFIIKMKDSQDIAEKLETLAKDRELRAEMGDESRKKAETMSWEKVAVQYVKIYYEINELTN, from the coding sequence ATGAAGATACTTTTCTTCAATTACGAATATCCGCCGCTGGGCGGCGGGGCGGCCAATGCCACCGCCTATATTTTGGAAGAATATTCCAAGATTTCCGGCTTGGAAGTGGATTTGATCACATCTTCCATAGATTCCAATTATCATCTTGATAAAATCGGAGAAAATATTTTCATTCACCGGCTTCCGATTGGAAAAAACCAAAACAATCTGCATTATCAGTCGCAAAAAGATCTGTTGGTTTATCTCTGGAAGGCTTATTTTTTTTCCAAAAAACTTGTCGGAAAGAATAAATATGATTTAAGTCATTCGTTTTTCACAATTCCTTGCGGATTCATTTCGCTTCTTCTGAGATGGCAGTATGAAATTCCGTATATTATTTCTCTTCGCGGCAGCGACGTTCCGGGATACAGCGATCGTTTTATATTTTTATATAAATTCATCAAACCCCTGACAAGGCTTATCTGGAAAAAATCTTCAGGAGTGATTGCTAACAGCAATGATTTAAAAGAGCTAGCATTAAAAACTAATTTGAAACAAGAAATCGGAGTCATTCCCAATGGAATTAATATTTCAGATTTTACTCCGGATCCGAAAAAAAGGCCCGATGGCAAGCTGATCATAACCGTTGGAGCTTCAAGAGTGACAGCTAGAAAAGGAATTAATTATTTGCTGGAAGCGATTAGGACTTTAATTTCCAAATATCCTGAAATATATTTGAAAGTAATGGGGGATGGAAATGAAAAAGAAAATTTGGAAAAACTGGCCAAAGAATTGGGAATAAAAAAGAATGTGGAGTTTACCGGCCGCATTCCGCGGGAAGAAACCTTTCCGTATTATCAGGAAGCTAGCATCTTCGTTTTGCCGTCTCTTAATGAAGGAATGAGCAATGCGATGCTTGAAGCTTTGTCGTCCGGTCTTCCTCTTGTGGCAACTGATACTGGGGGAGCCAGAAAACTTCTGGAGGAGGGAGTGAATGGGTTTATCATTAAAATGAAAGACAGCCAGGATATTGCGGAAAAATTAGAAACTTTAGCAAAAGACAGAGAACTAAGAGCTGAGATGGGGGATGAGAGTCGGAAAAAAGCCGAAACGATGAGCTGGGAAAAAGTGGCAGTTCAATATGTGAAGATTTATTATGAAATTAACGAATTAACGAATTAA
- the pyrH gene encoding UMP kinase encodes MSKKMNYKRILLKLSGEAMKGEREYGIDPIFMNYIASEIFEAHKLGIEIAIVVGGGNIFRGVAGSKNGLDRATADYMGMLATIFNGMALQDILEQRGLQVRLQSAIEMKQIAESYVRRKSIRHLEKGRIVIFGGGTGLPFITTDTAATMRALEVGCQAIFKATKVDGVYNDDPINNPKAKKIDRLTLEEAFKNDKIKVMDKSAIELCRSNGLHVVVFNIYKKGTLKKIILGEKAGSIIC; translated from the coding sequence ATGAGTAAAAAAATGAATTACAAGAGAATATTGCTTAAACTATCCGGTGAGGCTATGAAAGGAGAAAGAGAATATGGGATTGATCCAATTTTTATGAATTATATTGCTTCAGAAATTTTTGAAGCGCATAAGCTAGGAATAGAAATAGCTATTGTTGTGGGCGGGGGTAATATATTTAGGGGAGTTGCAGGCAGTAAAAATGGTTTGGATAGAGCTACGGCTGATTACATGGGAATGCTAGCCACCATTTTTAACGGAATGGCTCTTCAAGATATTTTAGAGCAAAGAGGACTTCAGGTAAGATTACAGTCTGCCATAGAGATGAAACAAATTGCAGAAAGTTATGTTAGGAGAAAATCTATTAGACATCTTGAGAAGGGAAGGATTGTCATATTTGGAGGGGGAACCGGCCTCCCCTTTATTACAACTGATACAGCTGCAACAATGAGAGCGTTAGAAGTAGGATGCCAAGCAATATTTAAGGCTACAAAAGTAGATGGAGTTTATAATGATGATCCAATAAATAATCCTAAAGCTAAAAAAATTGATAGATTGACGCTTGAAGAAGCTTTCAAAAATGATAAAATAAAAGTAATGGACAAATCGGCTATTGAATTGTGCAGAAGCAATGGTTTGCACGTAGTTGTTTTCAATATTTACAAAAAAGGAACTTTGAAAAAAATAATACTGGGAGAAAAGGCAGGCTCGATTATTTGCTGA